One genomic segment of Pseudoalteromonas sp. GCY includes these proteins:
- the flgB gene encoding flagellar basal body rod protein FlgB, translating into MAISFDKALGIHQHTMLLRSQRAEILASNIANADTPGYKAKDIDFAGALKAAKTMQRSGNDMVRTDAKHLSGGTKMSNSSELYRSPNQADTGDGNSVDIQVERNLYVQNALEYQASLQFLGGKFSGLKKALGGQGA; encoded by the coding sequence ATGGCAATTAGTTTCGATAAAGCGTTGGGGATACACCAGCATACGATGCTGCTGCGGTCACAGCGCGCTGAAATTCTAGCAAGCAATATCGCAAACGCAGACACTCCAGGATACAAAGCTAAAGATATTGACTTTGCTGGTGCTTTAAAAGCGGCAAAGACAATGCAAAGAAGCGGCAATGATATGGTTAGAACAGATGCAAAACACCTCAGTGGTGGTACCAAAATGAGTAATTCATCTGAACTATATCGTTCGCCAAATCAAGCAGATACAGGTGATGGTAATTCAGTTGATATACAAGTGGAACGAAACTTGTATGTACAGAATGCATTAGAGTACCAAGCCAGTTTGCAATTTCTTGGTGGTAAGTTCAGTGGCCTTAAGAAGGCACTCGGCGGGCAAGGGGCATAA
- the flgC gene encoding flagellar basal body rod protein FlgC translates to MSLYNVFDIAGSGMSAQNVRLNTTASNISNANSVSSSQDTVYRARHPVFAAELSKAAASQNNVAGSSVGVKVLGVVESDKPLQVEYNPNHPSADANGYIYKPNVNVVEEMANMISASRSYQTNVQVADAAKQMLSKTLQLGQR, encoded by the coding sequence ATGAGTTTATATAACGTTTTCGATATTGCGGGTTCAGGAATGAGTGCACAGAATGTGCGACTGAATACCACCGCAAGTAATATCTCAAACGCAAACTCAGTGAGTTCTAGTCAAGATACCGTGTATCGCGCTAGACACCCTGTATTTGCTGCTGAACTTTCCAAAGCTGCAGCTTCCCAAAACAATGTTGCGGGATCTTCAGTAGGAGTAAAAGTCTTAGGTGTGGTTGAGAGCGATAAGCCGCTTCAAGTTGAGTACAACCCAAACCACCCAAGTGCTGACGCAAATGGCTACATTTATAAACCGAATGTGAATGTGGTAGAGGAGATGGCAAACATGATTTCTGCTTCTCGCTCTTACCAAACCAATGTTCAAGTTGCAGACGCTGCAAAGCAAATGCTTAGTAAAACATTGCAACTGGGCCAGCGCTAA
- a CDS encoding flagellar hook assembly protein FlgD has product MSNNVNATSSTGVDSLYWDRQKQAEEKKPRDELSQEDFFSLLTQQLSFQDPSKPADNDQMIAQMTSFTMAEGISKLNENFDSLAASMTSNSALQASTLIGKKALLESTTLEHGDDALTKGSVIVQEPVQNLSVDIYDESGALVNTLEFGEQSVGAVRFEWDGKNKDGEMMPPGEYTIKAEGMIEGEYQTLPSATFRNIDSVNVNGANGIVINTKEGAVRLTDIAEIA; this is encoded by the coding sequence ATGAGTAATAATGTAAATGCCACTTCTTCAACGGGTGTTGATTCACTCTACTGGGATAGGCAAAAACAGGCCGAGGAGAAAAAGCCCAGAGATGAGCTATCGCAAGAAGACTTCTTCTCGCTGCTTACTCAACAGCTCTCTTTCCAAGATCCAAGTAAGCCTGCGGACAACGATCAAATGATCGCGCAGATGACAAGCTTTACCATGGCTGAGGGGATCTCCAAGCTAAATGAGAACTTTGACTCATTAGCTGCATCAATGACTTCTAACTCAGCGCTTCAAGCTTCAACGCTGATTGGTAAAAAAGCACTACTTGAATCAACGACGTTGGAACATGGCGACGACGCACTTACGAAAGGGTCTGTGATAGTACAGGAACCGGTTCAGAATCTATCCGTGGATATTTATGATGAGTCAGGTGCCTTGGTCAATACGCTTGAGTTTGGTGAGCAAAGTGTAGGTGCTGTGCGTTTCGAGTGGGATGGTAAGAATAAAGATGGCGAGATGATGCCCCCTGGTGAATACACCATAAAAGCGGAAGGCATGATTGAAGGTGAATATCAAACTTTACCTTCGGCCACATTCAGAAATATAGATAGTGTTAATGTTAATGGTGCTAATGGCATCGTCATTAATACCAAAGAAGGCGCGGTGCGCTTAACTGATATTGCTGAAATAGCATAG
- the flgE gene encoding flagellar hook protein FlgE, giving the protein MSFNIALTGIAAAQKDLDVTANNIANVNTTGFKESRAEFADVYASSVFSSGKTKNGDGVQTTMVAQQFHQGSLKFTQNSLDLAIEGEGYFAMSNSLQSQDFTYSRAGAFKLNKDNFIVNAKGDYLQGFPVDPSTGDTTSLSLSTTSPVQIPDASGSPRATSQIYTSFNLDATAQPPTIAFDPTQSASYNSRTAITVYDSLGESHTLQLFFRKTADNQWSTYATMDDKPFNHNAQQIDPTATPPVPYTPVSVFRFDASGIPSQTADDPSASPLTFSNNAGTTFNPLSLAGPQDATDPTIGMSNLLENGATFPNDIVVNWRDEANTAQKLPTQYSSGRFEVKALEQDGATVGRLAGIDIGTDGKVVASYTNGDSTFLGQVALVRFPNSQGLQAIGNTEWKKSLSSGEPLAGEPNTGTLGGISSSALEQSNVNLTNELVDLISAQRNFQANSRALEVNSTLQQNILQIR; this is encoded by the coding sequence ATGAGTTTCAATATAGCACTGACAGGTATTGCCGCCGCGCAAAAAGACTTGGATGTAACAGCAAATAACATTGCTAACGTGAACACGACGGGTTTTAAAGAGTCTCGCGCAGAATTTGCTGATGTTTACGCATCTTCGGTTTTTAGCTCTGGCAAAACGAAAAATGGTGATGGTGTACAAACGACCATGGTTGCGCAGCAGTTTCACCAAGGGTCATTAAAGTTTACGCAAAACTCGCTAGACTTGGCGATTGAGGGAGAAGGCTATTTTGCCATGTCAAACTCTCTTCAGTCGCAGGATTTCACCTATTCTCGAGCTGGTGCATTTAAACTAAATAAAGATAACTTTATCGTGAATGCTAAGGGTGACTACTTACAAGGTTTTCCGGTCGATCCATCGACAGGTGATACAACGTCTTTGAGTCTAAGTACAACATCACCTGTTCAAATTCCTGATGCATCGGGTTCTCCTCGTGCAACATCGCAAATCTATACCTCGTTTAACCTAGATGCCACGGCACAGCCACCTACGATTGCATTCGATCCTACGCAAAGTGCATCGTATAACTCAAGAACGGCAATTACGGTATATGACTCATTGGGTGAGTCGCACACATTACAACTGTTCTTTAGAAAAACAGCTGATAATCAATGGTCAACTTATGCAACAATGGACGATAAGCCATTTAACCATAACGCGCAGCAAATTGACCCAACCGCCACGCCACCAGTGCCATACACCCCAGTAAGTGTGTTCCGTTTTGATGCAAGTGGTATTCCTTCGCAAACAGCGGATGATCCATCAGCTTCACCACTGACATTTAGTAACAACGCTGGAACAACTTTTAATCCACTTAGTTTAGCAGGTCCTCAAGATGCGACAGATCCAACTATTGGTATGTCAAACTTGTTAGAAAATGGCGCAACTTTCCCGAATGATATCGTTGTTAACTGGCGTGATGAAGCAAACACTGCTCAGAAGTTACCGACACAATATTCATCAGGTCGATTTGAAGTGAAAGCACTGGAACAAGACGGTGCAACCGTAGGTCGATTAGCAGGTATTGATATTGGTACTGATGGGAAAGTAGTGGCTTCATACACTAACGGTGACTCGACTTTCCTAGGGCAAGTCGCGCTAGTACGCTTCCCGAATTCTCAAGGCCTCCAGGCGATCGGTAATACTGAGTGGAAGAAAAGCCTATCTTCTGGTGAGCCACTTGCAGGCGAGCCAAACACAGGTACTCTTGGTGGTATTAGTTCATCGGCGTTAGAGCAATCGAACGTTAACCTCACAAACGAGTTAGTCGACCTTATCAGTGCTCAACGTAACTTCCAAGCGAACTCTCGAGCGCTTGAGGTTAACTCAACATTACAACAAAATATATTACAGATCCGATAA
- a CDS encoding flagellar basal body rod protein FlgF yields MDKMVYIAMSGAKQSLRGVALKANNLANANTTGFKADFAQARSMQAFGEGLPTRVFAMQERPGTNMTGGAIVETGRELDIAVDDKSWISVVDASGEEAYTKVGTLNIRNDGALVTAHGRQLIGEGGPIVLPIPVDKVVFSDDGSIQVRPQGAPANFLEVVDRLKIIEADNSKLQKGNDGLYRPKEDKLEDGICGFCEISPTAKVMSGFLEMSNVNPVHEMVDMINHQRQFEMQIKLMKTAEEIDERHTSLLRIV; encoded by the coding sequence ATGGACAAAATGGTGTATATCGCAATGTCAGGCGCTAAGCAAAGCTTGCGCGGTGTGGCACTCAAAGCGAATAACCTTGCTAATGCCAACACGACTGGCTTCAAAGCAGATTTTGCACAAGCGCGCTCAATGCAGGCGTTTGGCGAAGGGCTACCTACTCGAGTTTTCGCGATGCAGGAGCGCCCAGGTACTAATATGACCGGCGGTGCAATCGTTGAAACTGGCCGTGAGCTTGATATTGCAGTAGATGATAAGTCGTGGATAAGTGTAGTTGACGCCTCGGGCGAAGAAGCTTACACCAAAGTCGGCACGCTTAACATTCGTAATGACGGTGCGTTAGTCACCGCTCACGGGCGTCAACTTATTGGCGAAGGTGGACCTATTGTTTTACCTATCCCCGTTGATAAAGTGGTTTTTAGTGACGATGGTTCTATTCAAGTGCGTCCACAAGGCGCCCCTGCTAACTTTCTTGAGGTGGTTGATAGGCTGAAAATTATTGAAGCAGATAATAGTAAGCTACAAAAAGGCAATGACGGCCTTTATAGACCAAAAGAAGATAAGTTAGAAGATGGGATCTGTGGCTTTTGTGAAATATCTCCAACCGCAAAAGTGATGAGTGGCTTCTTAGAGATGTCCAACGTCAATCCTGTTCATGAGATGGTCGATATGATCAACCATCAAAGACAATTTGAAATGCAAATTAAGCTGATGAAAACAGCTGAAGAAATAGATGAGCGACACACTTCGCTCCTACGCATAGTTTAA
- the flgG gene encoding flagellar basal-body rod protein FlgG gives MNPALWISKTGLDAQQTDISVISNNLANASTVGYKKSRAIFEDLLYQNINQPGGRSSQDTELPSGLMLGAGAKVVANQKNFSQGNMLSTENSLDWMIQGPGFFEIQMPDGTTAYSRNGQFTTDEEGRIVTSGAGFPVLPEMNVPDDAQSITISQDGEVSVRVAGQAENVVIGQLTISDFINPSGLEPIGQNLYTETAVSGAPVQGNPSVEGLGKVVQGALETSNVNVTEELVNLIETQRVYEMNSKVISTVDQMLSYINQQL, from the coding sequence ATGAATCCGGCATTGTGGATAAGTAAAACAGGCTTAGATGCTCAGCAAACTGATATTTCAGTTATTTCGAACAACTTGGCGAACGCCAGTACCGTTGGCTACAAAAAGAGTCGGGCGATATTCGAAGATTTACTATATCAAAACATCAATCAACCAGGTGGCCGCAGCTCTCAAGATACAGAACTACCATCAGGCTTAATGCTTGGTGCAGGTGCCAAAGTGGTAGCCAACCAAAAGAATTTTTCTCAAGGTAATATGTTAAGTACCGAAAACTCTTTGGATTGGATGATCCAAGGTCCGGGCTTTTTTGAGATTCAGATGCCAGATGGCACAACTGCGTATTCAAGAAACGGTCAGTTCACGACGGATGAAGAAGGTCGGATTGTTACCTCTGGCGCTGGTTTTCCAGTTTTACCTGAGATGAACGTACCCGACGATGCACAATCAATCACTATCTCTCAAGATGGTGAAGTATCGGTCCGTGTTGCTGGACAAGCTGAAAACGTTGTCATTGGGCAATTGACGATCAGTGACTTTATTAATCCATCAGGTCTTGAGCCGATTGGACAAAACCTTTATACAGAAACTGCTGTGAGTGGTGCACCAGTACAGGGTAACCCAAGCGTTGAAGGCCTAGGTAAAGTTGTTCAAGGCGCACTTGAAACGTCAAACGTTAATGTGACCGAAGAGCTTGTAAATCTAATCGAAACACAACGTGTGTATGAGATGAACTCAAAAGTGATTTCAACGGTAGATCAGATGCTGAGCTACATTAATCAACAGTTGTAA
- the flgH gene encoding flagellar basal body L-ring protein FlgH yields MRALYLAIVTVAALSGCSTTQNKNVVRDDPYYAPIYPEDNQAQMVATGSLFNTQFSNDLYADKKALRVGDIITIVLRETTQATKAANSELDKSSDSSLDPVIGLGGNAINIGKEAIQFGAKSSSSFSGDSKSNQSNSLFGNISVNVTRVLPNGNLVIRGEKWLTLNTGEEFIRLEGLVRPQDVTADNTVESNRVANARIQYSGKGDQQEVQSAGWLTSFFMSALMPF; encoded by the coding sequence ATGCGTGCATTATATTTAGCCATCGTAACGGTCGCTGCATTATCTGGATGTAGTACAACACAAAATAAAAATGTGGTGCGTGACGATCCGTATTATGCACCTATCTATCCCGAGGATAATCAAGCCCAAATGGTGGCAACAGGGTCATTGTTTAATACTCAGTTTTCCAATGATCTTTATGCTGACAAAAAAGCGTTAAGAGTTGGTGATATCATTACTATTGTGCTCAGAGAAACGACTCAGGCAACCAAAGCTGCAAATTCTGAACTGGATAAATCCAGTGATTCAAGCCTAGACCCTGTGATTGGTCTTGGTGGCAATGCCATCAATATCGGGAAGGAAGCAATACAGTTTGGTGCTAAATCCAGCTCTTCTTTCTCTGGTGATTCGAAATCTAATCAGTCAAATAGCTTATTCGGGAATATATCGGTCAATGTCACCCGAGTATTGCCTAACGGTAATTTAGTGATCCGCGGCGAAAAGTGGTTAACCCTTAATACTGGCGAGGAATTTATTCGCTTAGAAGGGTTGGTAAGACCTCAGGATGTAACGGCAGATAACACTGTTGAGTCTAATCGGGTGGCAAATGCCAGAATTCAATATTCGGGTAAAGGTGACCAGCAAGAAGTGCAAAGTGCAGGTTGGTTAACGAGTTTCTTTATGAGCGCGCTGATGCCGTTTTAA
- a CDS encoding flagellar basal body P-ring protein FlgI, with amino-acid sequence MLKNILLIGAAITLVGFSSLASAERVKDVSMVEGVRSNQLVGYGLVVGLPGTGEQTRFTEQSFKAMLNSFGITMPASLKPKIKNVAAVAVHADLPPFVKPGQTIDVTVSSIGSAGSLRGGTLLQTFLKGVDGNVYAIAQGSLIVGGLGADGADGSRVVINTPTVGRVANGATVERAVPSPFTQGDYITFNLNRPDFTTAKRLADTINGLVGPNSAKPMDAASVRVIAPRDPSQRVAYLSTLENLEFKPADTAAKIIVNSRTGTIVIGKNVKLQPAAITHGGLTVTIAEQQNVSQPNALANGETTVTQQSIIDVNQDDSRAFVFDPGVSLDDLVRAINQVGAAPGDLMAILEALKEAGAINGQLVVI; translated from the coding sequence ATGCTTAAGAATATTTTGCTTATCGGTGCGGCCATTACGTTGGTTGGTTTTTCTTCTTTGGCTTCTGCTGAGCGAGTTAAAGATGTCAGTATGGTTGAAGGTGTTCGTTCAAACCAACTGGTTGGCTACGGCCTAGTTGTAGGCTTGCCTGGTACCGGTGAGCAAACCAGATTTACCGAGCAAAGCTTTAAAGCGATGTTGAATAGCTTTGGGATCACGATGCCCGCAAGCTTAAAGCCAAAAATTAAAAATGTTGCGGCTGTTGCGGTTCACGCAGATCTACCACCTTTTGTTAAACCCGGTCAAACCATTGACGTTACCGTTTCATCTATTGGTAGTGCTGGTAGCTTACGAGGCGGCACTTTACTTCAGACCTTTCTTAAAGGGGTCGATGGTAACGTGTATGCAATCGCGCAAGGTAGCTTGATTGTTGGTGGCTTGGGCGCCGATGGTGCCGACGGGAGTCGAGTTGTGATCAACACCCCGACAGTAGGGCGTGTGGCAAATGGCGCGACAGTGGAGCGAGCGGTACCAAGTCCGTTTACTCAGGGTGATTACATTACCTTTAACTTGAATAGACCAGATTTTACTACCGCAAAACGCTTGGCTGATACTATCAATGGACTTGTTGGACCAAACAGTGCTAAGCCGATGGATGCTGCCTCAGTTCGAGTAATTGCACCAAGAGATCCGTCTCAGCGCGTTGCGTATCTATCTACGCTTGAGAATCTTGAATTCAAACCAGCGGATACCGCTGCGAAGATCATCGTTAACTCGCGCACTGGTACTATCGTTATCGGCAAAAATGTCAAGTTACAGCCTGCGGCAATTACTCATGGCGGACTTACCGTAACAATTGCTGAGCAGCAAAATGTGTCACAACCTAATGCGCTGGCGAATGGCGAAACAACAGTGACGCAGCAAAGTATTATCGACGTAAACCAGGATGATTCTAGAGCTTTTGTGTTTGACCCAGGCGTGAGCCTTGATGACTTGGTTAGGGCAATTAACCAAGTTGGCGCAGCACCTGGCGATTTAATGGCGATCCTTGAAGCGCTAAAAGAAGCGGGCGCGATAAATGGTCAATTAGTCGTCATTTGA